A stretch of the Procambarus clarkii isolate CNS0578487 chromosome 47, FALCON_Pclarkii_2.0, whole genome shotgun sequence genome encodes the following:
- the LOC138350757 gene encoding Golgi pH regulator-like isoform X1 translates to MGILIDSAIMIGSMLIFFIGGWVWFVKKIFRDYEVHNTLVQLFFPMIFMLSCAMFELIIFEIAAVLESGSRYLYWQVVLYSMLIMLILVIPFYLCHFVVSNIRIVRREWVNVLSVLTWGVFMVCFWKIGDPFPILSTQHGILSIEQSISRIGVIGVTVMASLSGFGAVNYPYTSMNIFMRPVTKHDIQAQERRLLQTIDVIVNKKKRIALAEKERITSKVGDEGGPHSRIWGLLRSVTASSPQGESLSTLKQEVAALEELSRQLFLETVELQNQRERLEWARTFQGRFFNFMGYFFSLYCSWKIFISLVNIVFDRVGRKDPVTKGMEIAVHWLGFDIDVQFWSQHISFFLVGCIILTSIRGFILTLTRFFYAVSSSKSSNIIVLVLAQLMGMYFVSMVMLMRMNMPLEYRTIITQVLGDLQFHFYHRWFDVIFLVSALTTMGILYLAHKQVNTTDKTESFYEPKW, encoded by the exons ATGGGGATCCTTATTGATAGTGCTATTATGATAGGATCTATG CTGATATTTTTCATAGGAGGATGGGTGTGGTTTGTCAAGAAGATCTTTCGTGATTATGAAGTCCACAACACCCTTGTTCAGTTGTTCTTCCCAATGATCTTCATGCTTTCATGTGCTATGTTTGAACTTATTATCTTTGAGATTGCTGCTGTTTTGGAATCAGG GTCCCGCTATCTCTACTGGCAGGTTGTTCTTTACTCAATGCTCATCATGCTTATATTGGTCATACCGTTTTATCTCTGCCATTTTGTGGTTTCAAACATTAGAATAG TTCGTCGAGAATGGGTGAACGTTTTGTCAGTGCTAACGTGGGGTGTATTTATGGTTTGCTTCTGGAAAATTGGAGACCCTTTTCCGATCCTTAGCACTCAGCATGGAATACTGTCAATAGAGCAA AGCATCAGTCGAATTGGGGTCATTGGTGTGACTGTAATGGCATCGTTATCTGGATTTGGTGCTGTAAACTACCCTTACACCTCTATGAACATCTTCATGCGTCCAGTTACTAAACATGATATTCAAGCTCAGGAACGACGTTTGCTTCAAACCATTGATGTCATTGTAAATAAAAAGAAGAGAATAGCTTTAGCAGAAAAGGAAAGAATCACCTCTAAG GTTGGGGATGAAGGTGGCCCCCACTCCAGAATTTGGGGTTTACTACGGAGTGTCACAGCTAGCAGTCCACAAGGAGAAAGCCTGTCAACTCTGAAACAAGAGGTTGCAGCTTTAGAG GAACTATCAAGACAGCTATTCTTGGAGACGGTGGAACTGCAAAATCAGAGGGAAAGACTTGAATGGGCAAGAACATTTCAGGGACGATTCTTCAACTTTATGGGCTATTTCTTTTCTCTGTACTGCTCATGGAAAATCTTTATA TCACTGGTGAACATTGTGTTTGACCGAGTGGGCAGAAAAGATCCAGTTACTAAAGGGATGGAGATTGCTGTTCACTGGTTGGGTTTTGACATTGATGTGCAGTTCTGGTCCCAACATATTTCATTTTTCCTTGTGGGCTGcattattctcacatcaattcgaGGATTCATATTGACACTAACTAGG TTCTTCTATGCAGTGTCTAGCAGCAAATCTTCGAACATCATTGTATTAGTTCTGGCACAGCTGATG GGAATGTACTTCGTATCCATGGTGATGCTAATGAGAATGAACATGCCCCTTGAATatcggacaattattacacag GTCTTGGGAGATCTGCAGTTCCATTTCTACCATCGATGGTTTGATGTTATTTTTCTAGTATCTGCACTCACTACCATGGGTATTCTTTATCTGGCACACAAACAAGTCAATACCACCGATAAGACGGAAAGTTTCTACGAGCCAAAGTGGTGA
- the LOC138350757 gene encoding Golgi pH regulator-like isoform X2: protein MIFMLSCAMFELIIFEIAAVLESGSRYLYWQVVLYSMLIMLILVIPFYLCHFVVSNIRIVRREWVNVLSVLTWGVFMVCFWKIGDPFPILSTQHGILSIEQSISRIGVIGVTVMASLSGFGAVNYPYTSMNIFMRPVTKHDIQAQERRLLQTIDVIVNKKKRIALAEKERITSKVGDEGGPHSRIWGLLRSVTASSPQGESLSTLKQEVAALEELSRQLFLETVELQNQRERLEWARTFQGRFFNFMGYFFSLYCSWKIFISLVNIVFDRVGRKDPVTKGMEIAVHWLGFDIDVQFWSQHISFFLVGCIILTSIRGFILTLTRFFYAVSSSKSSNIIVLVLAQLMGMYFVSMVMLMRMNMPLEYRTIITQVLGDLQFHFYHRWFDVIFLVSALTTMGILYLAHKQVNTTDKTESFYEPKW from the exons ATGATCTTCATGCTTTCATGTGCTATGTTTGAACTTATTATCTTTGAGATTGCTGCTGTTTTGGAATCAGG GTCCCGCTATCTCTACTGGCAGGTTGTTCTTTACTCAATGCTCATCATGCTTATATTGGTCATACCGTTTTATCTCTGCCATTTTGTGGTTTCAAACATTAGAATAG TTCGTCGAGAATGGGTGAACGTTTTGTCAGTGCTAACGTGGGGTGTATTTATGGTTTGCTTCTGGAAAATTGGAGACCCTTTTCCGATCCTTAGCACTCAGCATGGAATACTGTCAATAGAGCAA AGCATCAGTCGAATTGGGGTCATTGGTGTGACTGTAATGGCATCGTTATCTGGATTTGGTGCTGTAAACTACCCTTACACCTCTATGAACATCTTCATGCGTCCAGTTACTAAACATGATATTCAAGCTCAGGAACGACGTTTGCTTCAAACCATTGATGTCATTGTAAATAAAAAGAAGAGAATAGCTTTAGCAGAAAAGGAAAGAATCACCTCTAAG GTTGGGGATGAAGGTGGCCCCCACTCCAGAATTTGGGGTTTACTACGGAGTGTCACAGCTAGCAGTCCACAAGGAGAAAGCCTGTCAACTCTGAAACAAGAGGTTGCAGCTTTAGAG GAACTATCAAGACAGCTATTCTTGGAGACGGTGGAACTGCAAAATCAGAGGGAAAGACTTGAATGGGCAAGAACATTTCAGGGACGATTCTTCAACTTTATGGGCTATTTCTTTTCTCTGTACTGCTCATGGAAAATCTTTATA TCACTGGTGAACATTGTGTTTGACCGAGTGGGCAGAAAAGATCCAGTTACTAAAGGGATGGAGATTGCTGTTCACTGGTTGGGTTTTGACATTGATGTGCAGTTCTGGTCCCAACATATTTCATTTTTCCTTGTGGGCTGcattattctcacatcaattcgaGGATTCATATTGACACTAACTAGG TTCTTCTATGCAGTGTCTAGCAGCAAATCTTCGAACATCATTGTATTAGTTCTGGCACAGCTGATG GGAATGTACTTCGTATCCATGGTGATGCTAATGAGAATGAACATGCCCCTTGAATatcggacaattattacacag GTCTTGGGAGATCTGCAGTTCCATTTCTACCATCGATGGTTTGATGTTATTTTTCTAGTATCTGCACTCACTACCATGGGTATTCTTTATCTGGCACACAAACAAGTCAATACCACCGATAAGACGGAAAGTTTCTACGAGCCAAAGTGGTGA